A section of the Streptomyces sp. NBC_00178 genome encodes:
- the glnA gene encoding type I glutamate--ammonia ligase: MDKQQEFVLRTLEERDIRFVRLWFTDVLGYLKSVAVAPAELEQAFDEGIGFDGSAIEGFARVYESDMIAKPDPGTFQILPWRAEAPGTARMFCDILMPDGSPSFADPRYVLKRILAKTSDLGFTFYTHPEIEFFLLKNKPVDGSRPTPADSSGYFDHTPQNVGMDFRRQAITMLESMGISVEFSHHEGAPGQQEIDLRYADALSTADNIMTFRLVMKQVALEQGVQATFMPKPFSEYPGSGMHTHLSLFEGDRNAFYESGAEYQLSKVGRSFIAGLLKHAAEISAVTNQWVNSYKRIWGGSSRSAGAGGEAPSYICWGHNNRSALIRVPMYKPGKTGSARVEVRSIDSGANPYLTYAVLLAAGLKGIEEGYELPAGADDDVWALSDSERRAMGIEPLPQNLGEAISLMEKSELVAETLGEHVFDFFLRNKKQEWEEYRSEVTAFELKNLLPVL, from the coding sequence ATGGACAAGCAGCAGGAATTCGTCCTCAGGACGCTTGAGGAGCGTGACATCCGCTTCGTACGCCTGTGGTTCACCGACGTTCTCGGTTACCTCAAGTCCGTGGCCGTGGCCCCGGCCGAGCTGGAGCAGGCCTTCGACGAGGGCATCGGCTTCGACGGCTCGGCCATCGAGGGCTTCGCCCGTGTATACGAATCGGACATGATCGCGAAGCCGGACCCCGGCACGTTCCAGATCCTCCCGTGGCGCGCCGAGGCCCCCGGGACGGCGCGGATGTTCTGCGACATCCTGATGCCGGACGGTTCACCCTCCTTCGCCGACCCGCGCTACGTCCTCAAGCGCATCCTCGCCAAGACCTCCGACCTGGGCTTCACCTTCTACACCCACCCGGAGATCGAGTTCTTCCTGCTGAAGAACAAGCCGGTCGACGGCAGCCGCCCGACCCCGGCCGACAGCTCCGGCTACTTCGACCACACCCCGCAGAACGTCGGCATGGACTTCCGCCGCCAGGCGATCACCATGCTCGAATCCATGGGCATCTCGGTCGAGTTCAGCCACCATGAGGGCGCCCCGGGCCAGCAGGAGATCGACCTGCGGTACGCCGACGCGCTGTCCACCGCCGACAACATCATGACCTTCCGCCTCGTCATGAAGCAGGTCGCGCTGGAGCAGGGCGTGCAGGCGACCTTCATGCCCAAGCCGTTCTCGGAGTACCCGGGTTCCGGCATGCACACCCACCTCTCCCTCTTCGAGGGCGACCGCAACGCCTTCTACGAGTCGGGCGCCGAGTACCAGCTCTCCAAGGTCGGCCGCTCCTTCATCGCGGGCCTGCTCAAGCACGCCGCGGAGATCTCCGCCGTGACGAACCAGTGGGTCAACTCCTACAAGCGCATCTGGGGCGGCTCCTCCCGCTCGGCGGGCGCGGGAGGCGAGGCCCCCTCGTACATCTGCTGGGGCCACAACAACCGCTCCGCGCTGATCCGCGTCCCGATGTACAAGCCCGGCAAGACCGGCTCGGCCCGCGTCGAGGTCCGCTCCATCGACTCCGGCGCCAACCCCTACCTCACGTACGCCGTCCTGCTCGCGGCGGGCCTCAAGGGCATCGAGGAAGGCTACGAACTCCCGGCCGGCGCCGACGACGACGTCTGGGCACTGTCCGACTCGGAGCGCCGCGCGATGGGCATCGAGCCGCTCCCGCAGAACCTGGGCGAGGCGATCTCGCTGATGGAGAAGAGCGAGCTGGTCGCCGAGACGCTGGGCGAGCACGTCTTCGACTTCTTCCTGCGCAACAAGAAGCAGGAGTGGGAGGAATACCGCAGCGAGGTCACGGCCTTCGAGCTGAAGAACCTGCTGCCGGTGCTGTAG
- a CDS encoding DUF3105 domain-containing protein, which yields MSFDRRTRVEQMRSADRARDRRNRVLAIGVSAVVVAGLVGFGSYMVLEKSEAKERNAESRAQDSKQTEQDRKDLAAEPIAGEKTWDAKKLTRNHVTTEVTYPMEPPVGGDHNPAWLNCDGVVYEKAVPNVNAVHALEHGAVWVTHTDKASGADVGKLASRVRSTPYSLMSPYEGQAGAIMLSAWGKQVTVDSADDPRVARFFAKYVQGAQTPEPGAPCTGGVDG from the coding sequence ATGAGCTTCGACCGCAGGACCCGCGTAGAGCAGATGCGCAGTGCCGACCGTGCGCGCGACCGCCGCAACCGGGTCCTCGCCATAGGCGTGAGTGCCGTCGTCGTGGCGGGTCTGGTCGGGTTCGGGTCGTACATGGTGCTGGAGAAGTCCGAGGCCAAGGAGCGGAACGCGGAGAGCCGGGCCCAGGACTCCAAGCAGACCGAGCAGGACAGGAAGGACCTCGCCGCCGAACCGATCGCGGGCGAGAAGACGTGGGACGCGAAGAAGCTGACCCGCAACCACGTGACGACCGAGGTGACGTACCCGATGGAGCCGCCCGTCGGCGGGGACCACAATCCGGCCTGGCTGAACTGCGACGGCGTCGTATACGAGAAGGCCGTCCCGAACGTCAACGCCGTGCACGCCCTGGAGCACGGTGCGGTCTGGGTGACGCACACGGACAAGGCGTCCGGCGCCGACGTCGGCAAGCTCGCGTCGCGCGTCAGGAGCACCCCCTATTCGCTGATGTCCCCGTACGAGGGACAGGCGGGCGCGATCATGCTCAGTGCCTGGGGCAAGCAGGTCACGGTGGACAGCGCGGACGACCCCCGGGTGGCGCGGTTCTTCGCGAAGTACGTCCAGGGCGCGCAGACGCCCGAGCCCGGGGCCCCCTGCACCGGCGGGGTCGACGGGTGA
- a CDS encoding DUF305 domain-containing protein, giving the protein MSPWRTGRVRWAAGSAVCLALLFAGAATVASARDDGSAPSPRTPAADSADAGFARDMAVHHQQAVEMSFIVRDVTADEDVRRLAYDIANTQANQRGMLLGWLDLWELPKTAPDGAPPMAWMSGAGGHGGPGHGSGGHGGDGHDTAGMDGMHGMEDAEGTAGTDRDGALMPGMATRTELKRLGGSDGRKAEILFLQLMTDHHKGGVAMAEGCAERCTVPAEKRLARGMVEAQRSELDLMADMLAERGAAPRG; this is encoded by the coding sequence GTGAGCCCCTGGCGCACCGGCCGCGTCCGGTGGGCGGCGGGCTCCGCCGTGTGTCTGGCCCTGCTGTTCGCCGGTGCGGCGACGGTCGCCTCCGCGCGGGACGACGGGTCCGCGCCCTCACCCCGTACGCCCGCCGCCGACTCGGCGGACGCGGGCTTCGCCCGGGACATGGCCGTGCACCACCAGCAGGCCGTGGAGATGTCCTTCATCGTCCGGGACGTGACCGCCGACGAGGACGTACGGCGTCTCGCGTACGACATCGCCAACACGCAGGCCAACCAGCGGGGCATGCTGCTGGGCTGGCTGGACCTGTGGGAGCTGCCCAAGACGGCCCCGGACGGCGCGCCCCCGATGGCCTGGATGTCCGGCGCCGGTGGACACGGCGGCCCCGGGCACGGGAGCGGTGGACACGGGGGTGACGGCCACGACACTGCGGGCATGGACGGCATGCACGGCATGGAGGACGCGGAAGGCACCGCCGGTACGGACCGCGACGGGGCGCTGATGCCCGGGATGGCGACCCGGACCGAGCTGAAGCGGCTGGGCGGGTCCGACGGGCGGAAGGCCGAGATCCTCTTCCTGCAGCTGATGACCGACCACCACAAGGGGGGCGTCGCCATGGCCGAGGGCTGTGCCGAGCGGTGCACGGTCCCGGCGGAGAAGCGGCTCGCCCGGGGCATGGTGGAGGCGCAGCGGTCCGAACTGGATCTGATGGCGGACATGCTCGCCGAGCGCGGGGCCGCGCCCCGCGGGTGA
- a CDS encoding CBS domain-containing protein — protein sequence MTTAKDIMSSGTHWIPAHETLDRAAQMMRDHDVGALPVSANGEQDRMVGIITDRDIVTKCVASGHDPAQVTAAELCDGTPRWIDAGAGVEAVLDEMQSHRIRRLPVIEGKKLIGMISEADLARHLSDEQVAGWAEKVYAGS from the coding sequence ATGACCACCGCCAAGGACATCATGAGCAGCGGGACCCACTGGATCCCCGCCCACGAGACGCTCGACCGCGCGGCACAGATGATGCGTGACCACGACGTCGGCGCCCTGCCCGTCTCCGCCAACGGGGAGCAGGACAGGATGGTCGGGATCATCACCGACCGCGACATCGTGACCAAGTGCGTGGCGTCGGGGCACGACCCGGCGCAGGTGACGGCGGCCGAGCTCTGCGACGGCACGCCCCGCTGGATCGACGCGGGCGCCGGTGTCGAGGCCGTGCTCGACGAGATGCAGAGCCACCGTATCCGCCGGCTCCCGGTCATCGAGGGCAAGAAGCTCATCGGGATGATCAGCGAGGCCGATCTGGCCCGGCACCTCTCCGACGAGCAGGTCGCCGGCTGGGCCGAGAAGGTCTACGCCGGCTCCTGA
- a CDS encoding multicopper oxidase family protein, with protein MSEMPSRRAVLGSSLALAGTAALTTRSHAAPRRAPSPARAAADTYVAPDGPEVAAAEAKRGTGPLRKVSLTAGASSLELGDGLTVPTWSYGDRLPGQAVRVTAGDHLELTLANRLTQSTSMHWHGLALRNDMDGVPGLTQKAIEPGADFTYRFAVSQPGTHWIHPHSGVQLDRGLYAPLIVEDPKEPLAYDKEWVVVLDDWLDGVEGSTPDAVLDELTKGRGSSHDATAHTAKARRGRRAADGDAPSRLMVGASSDLLGGHAGDVAYPHYLVNGRRANAPSVFEAKPGDRIRLRVINAGGDTAFRLALGGHRMTVTHTDGFPVQHTETDALLLAMGERYDVLVTAGDGVFPLTALAEGKDAQALAVLRTASGEIPPADARPSELDGELVTADRLVADESVALADREPDRTVRMTLTGSMDAYDWGFDGKPYAPTARQPVKAGERVRLVFTNRTSMWHPIHLHGHTFALAGTALGARKDTAAVLPGRSLTVDLDADNPGLWMLHCHNVYHAEAGMMTVLGYLR; from the coding sequence ATGTCTGAAATGCCCAGTCGTCGCGCCGTACTCGGCTCCAGCCTCGCCCTGGCGGGCACGGCGGCCCTCACCACCCGGTCCCACGCCGCCCCGCGCCGCGCCCCCTCGCCCGCGCGGGCCGCCGCCGACACCTACGTCGCCCCCGACGGCCCGGAGGTCGCGGCCGCCGAGGCCAAGCGCGGCACCGGCCCGCTGCGGAAGGTCTCCCTCACCGCCGGCGCCTCCAGCCTGGAGCTGGGCGACGGCCTCACCGTCCCCACCTGGTCCTACGGCGACCGGCTGCCCGGCCAGGCCGTCCGGGTCACCGCGGGCGACCACCTCGAACTCACCCTCGCCAACCGCCTGACCCAGTCGACCTCGATGCACTGGCACGGTCTCGCGCTGCGCAACGACATGGACGGCGTCCCGGGCCTGACGCAGAAGGCGATCGAGCCCGGCGCCGACTTCACCTACCGCTTCGCGGTCTCCCAGCCGGGTACGCACTGGATCCACCCGCATTCGGGCGTCCAGCTCGACCGCGGGCTGTACGCGCCCCTCATCGTCGAGGACCCGAAGGAACCCCTCGCCTACGACAAGGAGTGGGTGGTCGTCCTCGACGACTGGCTCGACGGGGTGGAGGGCTCCACCCCCGACGCGGTCCTCGACGAGCTCACCAAGGGCCGGGGCAGCAGCCACGACGCCACGGCCCACACGGCGAAGGCGCGCCGCGGACGCAGGGCCGCCGACGGGGACGCCCCCTCGCGGCTCATGGTGGGCGCGAGCAGCGACCTGCTCGGCGGCCACGCCGGCGACGTCGCGTACCCGCACTACCTCGTCAACGGCCGCCGGGCGAACGCCCCTTCGGTCTTCGAGGCCAAGCCCGGGGACCGCATCCGGCTGCGCGTCATCAACGCGGGCGGGGACACGGCGTTCCGGCTGGCGCTCGGGGGCCACCGGATGACCGTGACGCACACGGACGGCTTCCCCGTGCAGCACACCGAGACCGACGCCCTGCTGCTGGCGATGGGCGAGCGGTACGACGTGCTGGTGACCGCCGGGGACGGGGTCTTCCCGCTCACCGCGCTCGCCGAGGGCAAGGACGCGCAGGCGCTGGCCGTGCTCAGGACGGCGTCGGGCGAGATCCCGCCCGCCGACGCCCGGCCCTCCGAGCTGGACGGCGAACTCGTCACCGCCGACCGGCTGGTGGCGGACGAGTCGGTGGCCCTGGCGGACCGCGAGCCCGACCGGACCGTGCGCATGACGCTGACGGGCTCCATGGACGCGTACGACTGGGGCTTCGACGGCAAGCCCTACGCCCCGACGGCGCGGCAGCCCGTGAAGGCCGGGGAGCGCGTGCGGCTGGTCTTCACCAACCGCACCTCGATGTGGCACCCGATCCATCTGCACGGCCACACGTTCGCGCTGGCGGGTACGGCCCTCGGCGCCCGCAAGGACACCGCGGCGGTCCTGCCCGGCCGGTCGCTGACGGTGGACCTGGACGCCGACAACCCCGGCCTGTGGATGCTGCACTGCCACAACGTGTACCACGCGGAGGCGGGCATGATGACGGTGCTCGGCTACCTCCGCTGA
- a CDS encoding NAD+ synthase: MPQLRLALNQIDATVGDISGNCESIVHWTRHAAEQGAHLVAFPEMVLTGYPVEDLALRSSFVEASREALRALASRLAAEGFGELPVVVGYLDRSEHTAVRYGQPAGSPRNAAAVLHRGGVALNFAKHHLPNYGVFDEFRYFVPGDSMPVVRVHGIDVALAICEDLWQDGGRVPAARAAGAGLLLSVNASPYERDKDDTRLELVRRRAREAGCTTAYLAMIGGQDELVFDGDSIVVDKDGEVIARAPQFAEGSVILDLDLPAASAVAPSGTVDDGLRIDHVVLSEEPLPAYEPELTGGCAERLDDDEELYSALVVGLRAYAAKNGFSSALIGLSGGIDSALVAAIACDALGAAHVYGVSMPSKYSSEHSRGDAAELARRTGLNFRTVPIEPMFDAYMGSLALTGLAEENLQSRLRGTMLMALSNQEGQMVLAPGNKSELAVGYSTLYGDSVGAYGPIKDVYKTSVFRLARWRNRAAEERGQVPPIPEASITKPPSAELRPGQVDTDSLPDYDVLDRILEMYVDRDQGRDAIVAAGFDDALVTKTLRMVDTAEYKRRQYPPGTKISPKGFGKDRRLPITNQWREST; the protein is encoded by the coding sequence GTGCCTCAACTACGTCTCGCACTGAACCAGATCGACGCGACCGTCGGTGACATCTCCGGCAACTGCGAGTCGATCGTCCACTGGACCCGGCACGCCGCCGAGCAGGGCGCCCACCTCGTGGCGTTCCCCGAGATGGTGCTGACCGGCTACCCCGTCGAGGACCTGGCCCTGCGCTCGTCCTTCGTCGAGGCGTCACGGGAGGCGCTGCGCGCGCTCGCCTCCCGCCTCGCCGCCGAGGGCTTCGGCGAACTGCCGGTCGTCGTCGGCTACCTGGACCGCTCGGAGCACACCGCGGTGCGGTACGGGCAGCCCGCGGGGTCCCCGCGCAACGCCGCCGCGGTGCTGCACCGCGGCGGGGTCGCGCTGAACTTCGCCAAGCACCACCTGCCCAACTACGGCGTGTTCGACGAGTTCCGGTACTTCGTGCCCGGCGACTCGATGCCCGTGGTGCGGGTCCACGGCATCGACGTGGCCCTGGCGATCTGCGAGGACCTCTGGCAGGACGGCGGGCGCGTCCCGGCCGCGCGCGCGGCCGGTGCCGGACTGCTGCTGTCCGTCAACGCCTCGCCGTACGAGCGGGACAAGGACGACACGCGGCTCGAACTGGTCCGCAGGCGCGCCCGGGAGGCGGGCTGCACGACGGCGTACCTCGCGATGATCGGCGGCCAGGACGAACTGGTCTTCGACGGCGACTCGATCGTCGTCGACAAGGACGGCGAAGTCATCGCCCGGGCACCCCAGTTCGCCGAGGGGAGCGTGATCCTGGACCTGGACCTGCCGGCCGCGTCGGCCGTGGCGCCGTCGGGCACGGTCGACGACGGGCTGCGGATCGACCACGTGGTGCTGAGCGAAGAGCCGCTCCCCGCCTACGAGCCCGAGCTGACGGGCGGCTGTGCGGAGCGGCTGGACGACGACGAGGAGCTGTACTCGGCCCTGGTGGTGGGGCTGCGCGCGTACGCCGCGAAGAACGGCTTCAGCAGCGCGCTGATCGGGCTCTCCGGCGGCATCGACTCGGCACTGGTCGCCGCGATCGCCTGCGACGCGCTCGGCGCCGCGCACGTGTACGGCGTCTCGATGCCGTCGAAGTACTCCTCGGAGCACTCCAGGGGAGACGCCGCCGAACTGGCCCGGCGCACGGGGCTGAACTTCCGCACCGTACCGATCGAGCCGATGTTCGACGCCTACATGGGCTCGCTGGCCCTCACGGGGCTGGCCGAGGAGAACCTGCAGTCCCGGCTGCGCGGCACGATGCTGATGGCCCTGTCGAACCAGGAGGGCCAGATGGTGCTGGCCCCGGGGAACAAGTCCGAGCTGGCGGTGGGTTACTCCACCCTGTACGGGGACTCGGTCGGCGCCTACGGGCCGATCAAGGACGTGTACAAGACCTCGGTCTTCCGCCTGGCGAGGTGGCGCAACCGGGCCGCCGAGGAGCGCGGGCAGGTCCCGCCGATCCCGGAGGCGTCGATCACCAAGCCGCCGAGCGCCGAACTGCGCCCGGGCCAGGTGGACACGGACTCGCTGCCCGACTACGACGTGCTGGACCGGATCCTGGAGATGTACGTCGACCGGGACCAGGGCAGGGACGCCATCGTGGCGGCCGGCTTCGACGACGCCCTGGTGACGAAGACGCTGCGGATGGTGGACACGGCCGAGTACAAGCGCCGGCAGTACCCGCCGGGCACGAAGATCTCGCCGAAGGGCTTCGGCAAGGACCGCAGGCTCCCGATCACCAACCAGTGGCGCGAGTCGACCTGA
- a CDS encoding MFS transporter yields the protein MPLALLALAVSAFGIGTTEFVMMGLLPNVADDLGTSVPTAGYLVSAYAIGVVLGAPLLTGLGSRIPRKRMLLLLMAVFTVGNAASAFAPGFGWLMAGRFLAGLPHGAFFGVGAVVAARLVPDGRQARAVATMFLGLTVANIIGVPAATLLGQHLGWRATFLVVAVIGLAAMAALARLVPQIPVEAHQNVRRELRALGDRQVLLGLLTAVLGFAGVFAVYSYLSSMTTEAMGFGESSVTLVLALFGIGMTLGALAAGPLTDRALRPTLYGSLAALAVVLVVFPFTVHVRWAALVMVVLLGGIGFMTTTPLQMLVMNKAKDAPTLASASNHSAFNLANAGGAWLGGVAIAAGWGWTSPAFVGAVLAVAGLGIAATAGFLDRAPGASRVVASGAFAGEAGESPVREQAGARSSAS from the coding sequence ATGCCCCTGGCCCTGCTCGCCCTCGCTGTGAGCGCCTTCGGCATCGGCACCACCGAGTTCGTGATGATGGGCCTGCTGCCCAACGTCGCGGACGATCTGGGAACGTCCGTCCCCACCGCCGGCTATCTCGTCTCGGCGTACGCGATCGGCGTCGTCCTCGGTGCCCCGCTGCTCACCGGTCTCGGCTCCCGCATCCCGCGCAAGCGGATGCTCCTGCTGCTGATGGCCGTCTTCACCGTCGGCAACGCCGCCTCCGCCTTCGCGCCCGGCTTCGGCTGGCTCATGGCCGGCCGGTTCCTGGCGGGGCTGCCGCACGGCGCCTTCTTCGGTGTCGGTGCCGTCGTCGCCGCCCGCCTCGTGCCGGACGGGCGGCAGGCGCGCGCGGTCGCCACGATGTTCCTCGGGCTCACCGTCGCCAACATCATCGGTGTCCCCGCCGCGACCCTGCTGGGACAGCACCTCGGCTGGCGCGCCACCTTCCTGGTCGTCGCGGTCATCGGCCTCGCCGCCATGGCGGCGCTCGCCCGCCTCGTCCCGCAGATCCCCGTCGAGGCGCACCAGAACGTCCGCCGGGAGCTCAGGGCCCTGGGCGACCGGCAGGTGCTGCTCGGCCTGCTCACCGCGGTCCTCGGCTTCGCGGGTGTCTTCGCCGTGTACTCCTACCTCTCCTCGATGACGACCGAGGCGATGGGCTTCGGCGAGTCCTCGGTCACGCTGGTGCTCGCGCTCTTCGGCATCGGGATGACCCTGGGCGCCCTCGCGGCCGGGCCGCTGACCGACAGGGCGCTGCGCCCCACCCTCTACGGCTCGCTGGCCGCCCTCGCCGTCGTCCTCGTCGTCTTCCCCTTCACGGTCCACGTGCGGTGGGCGGCGCTGGTCATGGTGGTGCTGCTCGGCGGCATCGGCTTCATGACCACCACGCCGCTGCAGATGCTCGTGATGAACAAGGCCAAGGACGCGCCCACGCTCGCCTCCGCCTCCAACCACTCGGCCTTCAACCTCGCCAACGCGGGCGGGGCCTGGCTCGGCGGTGTGGCCATCGCGGCGGGCTGGGGCTGGACGTCGCCGGCCTTCGTCGGTGCCGTCCTGGCGGTCGCCGGGCTGGGGATCGCGGCCACGGCCGGCTTCCTGGACCGCGCCCCCGGCGCGTCCCGCGTGGTCGCCTCCGGCGCCTTCGCCGGTGAGGCGGGGGAGTCCCCGGTGCGGGAGCAGGCGGGAGCACGCTCCTCCGCGTCCTGA
- a CDS encoding endonuclease/exonuclease/phosphatase family protein, whose protein sequence is MVQAYEADTESTGAGARPGSRFGAWRRKLASDRGIWRRGIILALCSVALTLVLILHADIPNTIGNLGSLTETFLPWFGLLVPVLLALGLLRRSATAVIALVLPVAVWLNLFGGLLFSDKSGDGGELTVATHNVNAGNPDPAGTAREVAGSGADVVALQELPTGKVSAYEDALAERYPHHSVQGTVGLWSKYPVSDSRPVDIKLGWTRAMRATVATPEGPVKVYVAHLPSVRVKLNAGFTANQRDNSADALGEAIAHEPVERVVLLGDLNGTMNDRSLHAVTSQMRSTQGAAGDGFGFSWPASFPMARIDQIMVRGVEPLASWSLPATASDHLPIAARVEL, encoded by the coding sequence ATGGTGCAGGCGTACGAGGCGGACACCGAGAGCACCGGCGCGGGCGCGCGGCCGGGTTCCCGATTCGGGGCCTGGCGCCGCAAACTCGCCTCCGACCGGGGCATCTGGCGGCGCGGCATCATCCTCGCGCTCTGCTCGGTCGCCCTGACCCTCGTGCTGATCCTGCACGCCGACATCCCCAACACCATCGGCAACCTCGGCAGCCTCACCGAGACGTTCCTGCCCTGGTTCGGCCTCCTGGTGCCGGTACTGCTGGCGCTCGGCCTGCTCCGGCGCTCGGCGACGGCGGTGATCGCGCTGGTCCTGCCCGTCGCGGTCTGGCTCAACCTCTTCGGCGGCCTGCTGTTCAGCGACAAGTCGGGCGACGGCGGCGAACTCACCGTCGCGACGCACAACGTCAACGCGGGCAATCCCGATCCCGCGGGAACCGCCCGGGAGGTCGCCGGCTCGGGCGCGGACGTCGTCGCCCTGCAGGAACTGCCCACCGGGAAGGTGTCGGCCTACGAGGACGCGCTCGCCGAGCGCTACCCGCACCACTCCGTGCAGGGCACCGTCGGACTGTGGAGCAAGTACCCCGTGTCGGACTCCAGGCCCGTCGACATCAAGCTGGGGTGGACCCGCGCCATGCGCGCCACGGTCGCCACCCCCGAGGGCCCCGTGAAGGTGTACGTCGCCCACCTGCCGTCCGTGCGGGTCAAGCTGAACGCGGGCTTCACGGCCAACCAGCGCGACAACAGCGCGGACGCGCTCGGCGAGGCGATCGCCCACGAACCGGTGGAGCGGGTCGTCCTGCTCGGTGACCTGAACGGCACGATGAACGACCGCTCGCTGCACGCGGTCACCTCCCAGATGCGCTCCACGCAGGGCGCCGCCGGTGACGGCTTCGGCTTCAGCTGGCCGGCGTCCTTCCCGATGGCGCGGATCGACCAGATCATGGTCAGGGGCGTCGAACCGCTCGCCTCCTGGTCCCTGCCCGCCACGGCCAGCGACCACCTCCCGATCGCCGCACGCGTCGAACTGTGA
- a CDS encoding TetR/AcrR family transcriptional regulator translates to MRQAAQNPGDEPERDGPHDPAAPGPEPRRGRPRSAAVERAILDAVVGLLEAGETLDGLSIERIARTAGVGKATIYRRWSGKEEIFVDVLRDIEPAEPTVSGTAGLDDLRVLLESMRTRGLAQRSSTLLHNVFVQMKKHPRLWTEYQSTVIAPRRAAMVAAVRRAVDAGELRDDLDVDFMDDLFLGPMLVRTVHRPEAPLPEDLADRIILVLLQGLAPRPADPHVTAAGTAASAM, encoded by the coding sequence GTGCGGCAGGCGGCACAGAACCCGGGGGACGAACCGGAGCGGGACGGGCCCCACGACCCGGCCGCCCCCGGCCCGGAGCCACGCCGCGGCCGGCCCCGCAGCGCGGCCGTGGAGCGCGCCATCCTCGACGCCGTCGTCGGACTCCTGGAGGCGGGCGAGACGCTCGACGGCCTGTCCATCGAGCGGATCGCCCGCACCGCCGGCGTCGGCAAGGCCACCATCTACCGGCGGTGGAGCGGCAAGGAGGAGATCTTCGTCGACGTCCTGCGCGACATCGAGCCCGCCGAACCCACCGTCTCGGGCACCGCGGGCCTCGACGACCTGCGCGTCCTGCTGGAATCCATGCGGACGCGCGGCCTCGCCCAGCGCTCCTCGACCCTCCTGCACAACGTGTTCGTGCAGATGAAGAAGCACCCCCGGCTGTGGACCGAGTACCAGAGCACCGTCATCGCGCCCCGCCGCGCCGCCATGGTGGCCGCCGTGCGACGCGCCGTGGACGCGGGGGAACTCCGCGACGACCTCGACGTGGACTTCATGGACGACCTGTTCCTCGGTCCCATGCTCGTACGCACCGTCCACCGGCCCGAGGCACCCCTGCCGGAGGACCTCGCGGACCGCATCATCCTGGTCCTGCTCCAGGGGCTCGCGCCCCGGCCGGCGGATCCGCACGTCACGGCCGCCGGAACGGCGGCGTCCGCGATGTGA